The Longimicrobium sp. DNA segment GCCCGCAGCCGGGCGCTGGACCGGGTGCGCGTGCGCCGGGCCGCGCGGCAGGAGATTTCGCTGGACGATGCCCCGGCCTCCGCGGAGTTCGTGCTGGCGGGCGGCGGCCCAGCCGAGGCGGCGGAAGCCGCGGACCTGAGGGCGCGGGTGGAGGAGGCGCTGGCCGCACTTCCGCCGGACCAGCGCGAGACGGTGGAGTTGGCCTACTTTCGCGGGCTGAGCCAGACGGAGATCGCGGAGGCCACGGGCCAGCCGCTGGGTACCGTAAAAACGCGGGCCCGGCTGGCGCTTCAGAAGCTGAGAACGGCGCTGTCGAGCCTTCGGGAGGAGGCGCCATGACGATAGAACTGACGCACGACGAAGCTCGCGAGGCGCTGGGCGCGGAGGCGCTGGGTGCGCTCGACGGCGCCGAGCGCGAGCGGGTGCTGGCCCACGTGGCCGAGTGCGACGCCTGCCGCGCGGAGCTGGACGCGTTGCGCGAGGCGGCGTCGCTGGTGGCGCACGCCGCTCCCCATCGCCCGCTGGCCCCCGCCCGCGCCGCGGACCTCCGCTCGCGCCTGCTGGCCAGGGCGGCGGCGGATGGCGCCTCGCAGGACGACGTGACCATCGAGGCGCCGCCGGTGCCGCGCCCGGTGGTTTCCGATGCGCAGGTCGATGCGGGGCCGGCGCGGCCTGCTCCGTCCCGGCCCGACGTGATTCCCATCACCTCCG contains these protein-coding regions:
- a CDS encoding sigma-70 family RNA polymerase sigma factor; this translates as MSDPAPGRPRPGSASADDADLALVRAMAAGDERALGLLYDRWQPLLHSLIFHIVGDAGDAEEVLEDALWQAWRQAGTYDESRGSVRTWLTTIARSRALDRVRVRRAARQEISLDDAPASAEFVLAGGGPAEAAEAADLRARVEEALAALPPDQRETVELAYFRGLSQTEIAEATGQPLGTVKTRARLALQKLRTALSSLREEAP